From a region of the Streptacidiphilus albus JL83 genome:
- a CDS encoding winged helix-turn-helix transcriptional regulator produces the protein MTQHTDVQPADAQPADVQRTDARHADTRPIEGRPAGSRPAAGRSAAVPLPGRPCSIAAALQILGEKWALLAVREMFYGNHRFDRIVRNTGAPRDRLTARLRALEEAGVVERRAYSERPPRYEYHLTEAGRDLAPLTQALLAWGDRWVTAEPPVVLRHRPADHPDHPDHPLDAAWTCRTCGAEVRGPDVRLEIHSPGWVRQGPTVPGSEAAPGR, from the coding sequence GTGACCCAGCACACCGACGTCCAGCCCGCCGACGCCCAGCCCGCCGACGTCCAGCGCACCGACGCCCGGCACGCCGACACCCGGCCCATCGAAGGCCGGCCCGCCGGCTCCCGGCCTGCGGCAGGCCGCTCTGCCGCCGTTCCGCTGCCGGGCCGCCCCTGCTCCATCGCCGCCGCGCTGCAGATCCTCGGCGAGAAGTGGGCGCTGCTCGCCGTGCGCGAGATGTTCTACGGCAATCACCGCTTCGACCGGATCGTTCGCAACACCGGTGCCCCGCGCGACCGGCTCACCGCCCGGCTGCGCGCTCTGGAGGAGGCGGGGGTGGTCGAGCGCCGCGCTTACAGCGAGCGCCCGCCGCGCTACGAGTACCACCTCACCGAGGCCGGGCGGGACCTCGCCCCGCTCACCCAGGCCCTGCTCGCCTGGGGCGACCGCTGGGTGACGGCCGAGCCGCCGGTGGTACTGCGGCACCGTCCGGCGGACCACCCGGACCATCCCGACCACCCGTTGGACGCGGCCTGGACCTGCCGTACCTGTGGGGCGGAGGTGCGCGGCCCGGACGTCCGCCTGGAGATCCACTCCCCGGGCTGGGTCCGCCAGGGCCCGACCGTCCCGGGATCCGAGGCCGCGCCCGGGCGGTGA
- a CDS encoding MarR family winged helix-turn-helix transcriptional regulator, with translation MTSRDPDQQPEPELSLLLDDQMCFALYAASRAVTGLYRPMLEELGLTYPQYLVLLVLWNQDEASVKELGAALHLDYGTLTPLLKRLEANGLLRRERRPDDERAVRISLTDAGTALRERARRIPTAIGDAMGLDPEAFEQTRATLRQLTQNVTARTTRTTRA, from the coding sequence ATGACCAGCCGTGATCCCGACCAGCAGCCCGAGCCGGAGCTCTCCCTGCTCCTCGACGACCAGATGTGCTTCGCCCTGTACGCCGCCTCCCGCGCCGTCACCGGGCTCTACCGGCCGATGCTGGAGGAACTCGGGCTCACCTACCCCCAGTACCTCGTACTGCTGGTGCTCTGGAACCAGGACGAGGCCTCCGTCAAGGAGCTCGGCGCCGCGCTCCACCTCGACTACGGCACGCTGACCCCGCTGCTCAAGCGACTGGAGGCCAACGGACTCCTGCGCCGCGAACGCCGCCCCGACGACGAGCGCGCGGTCCGGATCTCGCTCACCGACGCAGGAACGGCCCTGCGCGAGCGCGCCCGCCGCATCCCCACCGCGATCGGCGACGCCATGGGCCTGGACCCCGAAGCGTTCGAACAGACCCGCGCCACCCTGCGACAACTCACGCAGAACGTCACCGCCCGCACCACCCGTACCACCCGTGCCTGA
- a CDS encoding polysaccharide lyase family 7 protein yields MMRMKWTAAATGVLALAAGVGTTALASANPVRPATTRAAAPISLSSWDGLLLPVDSAGQPSGKDAEVLSPARLISPWLTQDSGGALTFWAPSGAATTPGSLHSRTELESADKYAVGTEKHVLDATLQVLRLPQSNPEICVAQLHAGGSGGSSPFVMVDYKSGELYVMVASGTSAPADFYTLLTGVPLDTSFSYRVADNGNGTLTLSAASGSQKQSYTVAVPRVLVGASGHFSAGDYQQGTVSEGADDGGRVQFTALTQS; encoded by the coding sequence ATGATGCGAATGAAGTGGACAGCAGCAGCGACCGGCGTGCTCGCCCTGGCTGCCGGAGTCGGTACGACCGCACTGGCCTCGGCCAACCCGGTGAGACCCGCCACCACGAGAGCGGCCGCCCCGATCAGCCTCAGCAGCTGGGACGGCCTGCTGCTCCCCGTCGACTCGGCCGGTCAGCCCTCCGGCAAGGACGCCGAGGTGCTGAGCCCCGCCCGACTGATCTCGCCCTGGCTGACCCAGGACAGCGGCGGGGCCCTGACCTTCTGGGCGCCCTCGGGGGCGGCCACCACCCCCGGCTCGCTGCACTCGCGCACCGAGCTGGAGTCCGCCGACAAGTACGCCGTGGGCACCGAGAAGCACGTGCTCGACGCCACCCTGCAGGTCCTCCGACTGCCGCAGAGCAACCCCGAGATCTGCGTCGCCCAGCTGCACGCCGGTGGCAGCGGGGGTTCGTCCCCCTTCGTCATGGTCGACTACAAGTCCGGCGAGCTCTACGTCATGGTGGCCTCGGGAACGAGCGCCCCGGCGGACTTCTACACCCTGCTCACCGGCGTCCCGCTGGACACCTCGTTCTCCTACCGGGTCGCGGACAACGGCAACGGGACGCTGACGCTCTCCGCGGCGTCCGGCAGCCAGAAGCAGTCCTACACGGTCGCCGTTCCGCGTGTCCTGGTCGGCGCCTCCGGGCACTTCTCGGCGGGCGACTACCAACAGGGCACGGTCAGCGAGGGAGCCGACGACGGCGGCCGGGTCCAGTTCACGGCCCTGACGCAGAGCTAG
- a CDS encoding alpha/beta hydrolase — protein sequence MSEHATAPVLEPAAAAFAEATAQPPYLFQIPPAEGRAAVDDVQSGEVARPAVDEEWITVPGGPTGSVRARIVRPAGVTGALPAVLYIHGAGWVFGNAHTHDRLVRELAVGAGAAVVFPEYDLSPEARYPVAIEQNYAVAQWMTTHGATKDLDGTRIAVAGDSVGGNMAAALTLMAKERGDVTLLHQVLFYPVTDARFDTPSYHQFAEGYFLRRDGMQWFWDQYTTDETQRAQITASPLRATTEQLTGLPPALVITGEADVLRDEGEAYANKLRTAGVAVTAVRYQGIIHDFVMLNALRETHAAQSAINLATTTLRQALTQGSSQA from the coding sequence ATGTCCGAGCACGCCACAGCGCCGGTCCTCGAACCCGCGGCCGCCGCGTTCGCCGAAGCCACCGCGCAGCCCCCGTACCTGTTCCAGATCCCGCCGGCCGAGGGCCGCGCGGCGGTCGACGACGTCCAGTCCGGTGAGGTCGCCCGGCCGGCGGTGGACGAGGAGTGGATCACCGTCCCCGGCGGTCCGACCGGCAGCGTCAGGGCCCGGATCGTCCGCCCGGCCGGCGTCACCGGGGCCCTGCCCGCCGTCCTCTACATCCACGGCGCCGGCTGGGTCTTCGGCAACGCCCACACCCACGACCGCCTGGTGCGCGAACTGGCCGTCGGCGCAGGCGCCGCCGTGGTCTTCCCCGAGTACGACCTCTCCCCGGAGGCCCGCTACCCCGTCGCCATCGAGCAGAACTACGCCGTCGCCCAGTGGATGACCACCCACGGCGCCACCAAGGACCTGGACGGCACCCGCATCGCCGTGGCCGGCGACTCCGTCGGCGGCAACATGGCCGCCGCGCTGACCCTGATGGCGAAGGAGCGCGGCGACGTCACCCTCCTCCACCAGGTGCTCTTCTACCCGGTCACCGACGCCCGCTTCGACACCCCCTCCTACCACCAGTTCGCCGAGGGCTACTTCCTGCGCCGCGACGGCATGCAGTGGTTCTGGGACCAGTACACGACCGACGAGACCCAACGGGCCCAGATCACCGCCTCCCCGCTGCGCGCCACCACCGAGCAACTCACCGGCCTGCCCCCGGCCCTGGTCATCACCGGCGAGGCCGACGTCCTGCGCGACGAGGGCGAGGCCTACGCCAACAAGCTCCGCACCGCCGGCGTCGCGGTCACCGCGGTCCGCTACCAGGGCATCATCCACGACTTCGTCATGCTCAACGCCCTGCGCGAGACCCACGCCGCCCAGTCCGCCATCAACCTCGCCACCACCACCCTGCGCCAAGCCCTCACCCAGGGCTCCAGCCAGGCCTGA
- a CDS encoding RICIN domain-containing protein, with protein sequence MTSTADATTSVVTWKNAATSMYLAQVAANTNGSAIGTRDISAGIPSDVYTNWSDSSNGDGTWTETNTATRQCLDSNNTPGANGTAGSVYALSCNGGNNQRWYEVHYSEGWKLTNKATGLLLDSNLNGRVYMSHDNSGSYQRWQ encoded by the coding sequence GTGACCAGCACCGCCGACGCCACGACCTCCGTGGTCACCTGGAAGAACGCGGCCACCAGCATGTACCTCGCCCAGGTCGCCGCCAACACCAACGGCTCGGCGATCGGCACCCGCGACATCAGCGCCGGCATACCCTCCGACGTCTACACCAACTGGAGCGACTCCAGCAACGGCGACGGCACCTGGACCGAGACGAACACCGCCACCCGCCAGTGCCTGGACAGCAACAACACCCCCGGCGCCAACGGCACCGCCGGCAGCGTCTACGCGCTCAGCTGCAACGGTGGCAACAACCAGCGCTGGTACGAGGTCCACTACAGCGAGGGCTGGAAGCTCACCAACAAGGCCACCGGCCTCCTCCTGGACTCCAACCTCAACGGCCGCGTGTACATGAGCCACGACAACAGCGGCTCCTACCAGCGCTGGCAGTAA
- a CDS encoding DinB family protein, whose product MTRYVDEDLHGAEFRECDLTGARLIGVVMQDAVIDGLITNLVVNGVEVTEYVEAELDRRHPERVLIRSEDPADLREASRRLRAGWAATIERIRRTPGIERRSMNDEWSAVQTMRHLVFVHDSWFRRCCLGSTELFTPMGIGTTVEPYRGAHGLDLSLNPALDEIVSVRDAQAAELQAWLDEATAPALAARAPVPDDDVWPPYARGRSVRQCLGTVLNETFEHHGFCVRDLDLIEAQDAE is encoded by the coding sequence ATGACGCGATACGTTGACGAGGATCTGCACGGTGCGGAGTTCCGCGAGTGCGATCTGACCGGGGCACGCCTGATCGGCGTCGTCATGCAGGATGCCGTGATCGACGGGCTCATCACCAACCTCGTGGTGAACGGTGTTGAGGTCACCGAGTACGTCGAGGCAGAGCTCGACCGGCGTCATCCGGAGCGGGTGCTGATCCGCTCCGAGGACCCTGCCGACCTGCGCGAGGCATCGCGTCGGCTCCGTGCCGGCTGGGCCGCCACGATCGAGCGAATCCGGCGTACGCCCGGCATCGAGCGCCGCAGCATGAACGACGAGTGGTCGGCGGTGCAGACGATGCGCCACCTGGTCTTCGTCCACGACTCGTGGTTCCGCCGCTGCTGCCTGGGCTCGACGGAGCTGTTCACGCCGATGGGCATCGGGACGACTGTCGAGCCCTACCGTGGAGCGCACGGGCTTGACCTCTCGCTGAATCCGGCCCTCGACGAGATCGTGAGCGTGCGTGACGCACAGGCCGCCGAGCTCCAGGCGTGGCTCGACGAGGCCACCGCACCGGCGCTCGCGGCACGAGCGCCGGTGCCCGACGACGATGTCTGGCCGCCGTACGCCCGGGGTCGCTCGGTGCGGCAGTGCCTCGGCACGGTGCTCAACGAGACCTTCGAACACCACGGCTTCTGCGTCCGCGACCTCGACCTGATCGAGGCACAGGACGCCGAGTAG
- a CDS encoding VOC family protein: MTLDLFAGVPVRDYAAAAAWYELLLGAPPAFLPNDTEAVWELADHRYLYIVVRPEHAGHALHTVFVSDFDARITQIAERGLEPAQRETYANGVRKATFRDPDGNAIGFGGAAPA; encoded by the coding sequence ATGACCTTGGATCTGTTTGCAGGCGTCCCCGTCCGCGACTACGCCGCAGCAGCGGCCTGGTACGAGCTCCTCCTCGGCGCCCCGCCGGCATTCCTGCCGAACGACACGGAGGCGGTGTGGGAACTCGCCGACCATCGGTACTTGTACATCGTCGTGCGGCCCGAGCACGCCGGGCACGCCCTGCACACGGTCTTCGTCAGCGACTTCGACGCCCGCATCACCCAGATCGCCGAGCGGGGCCTGGAGCCGGCCCAGCGCGAGACCTACGCCAACGGTGTCCGCAAGGCCACCTTCCGCGACCCGGACGGCAATGCGATCGGGTTCGGCGGCGCCGCACCCGCCTGA
- a CDS encoding GntR family transcriptional regulator, which translates to MTSHADTSPASTDRPRVAPKRARARQAIMALISQHMGGEALPSEHELCEQLGVSRPTLRAAVDELIEEGVLVRQQGRGTFTSPRKIAQPLAPSAGVANSFRVPLTEGLWQSRTLHFERSSAGARFGRELQVAPNTRIVFVERLRIVDGTPLAVERLRIPDHFVPDITAEDFESGSFYQLLHSRYGITMARAKQSIEATVTDERESAFLETPPYSPAMLLEVTTRDTGNRIIEYTRSVYRGDRYRIDSELVFDVP; encoded by the coding sequence GTGACGAGCCATGCCGACACCTCCCCCGCATCGACCGATCGCCCCCGCGTCGCGCCCAAGCGCGCCCGCGCCCGTCAGGCGATCATGGCGCTGATCTCCCAGCACATGGGCGGCGAGGCGCTGCCGTCGGAGCACGAGCTGTGCGAGCAACTCGGGGTCTCGCGCCCGACCCTGAGGGCCGCCGTCGACGAACTCATCGAGGAGGGCGTGCTCGTCCGGCAGCAGGGCCGCGGCACCTTCACCAGCCCGCGCAAGATCGCCCAACCACTGGCCCCCAGCGCCGGCGTGGCCAACTCGTTCCGCGTGCCGCTGACCGAGGGCCTGTGGCAGAGTCGCACGCTCCACTTCGAACGGAGCAGCGCCGGAGCCCGGTTCGGCAGGGAGCTGCAGGTCGCCCCGAACACGCGGATCGTCTTCGTCGAGCGGCTGCGGATCGTCGACGGGACGCCGTTGGCCGTGGAGCGCCTGCGCATTCCGGACCACTTCGTCCCGGACATCACCGCCGAGGACTTCGAGAGCGGTTCCTTCTACCAGCTCCTGCACTCCCGCTACGGGATCACCATGGCCCGCGCCAAGCAGTCGATCGAGGCCACCGTCACCGACGAGCGGGAGTCCGCCTTCCTGGAGACCCCGCCGTACTCCCCGGCGATGCTGCTGGAGGTCACCACCAGGGACACCGGGAACCGCATCATCGAGTACACCAGGTCCGTCTACCGCGGCGACCGCTACCGCATCGACTCGGAGCTCGTCTTCGACGTCCCGTGA
- a CDS encoding oxidoreductase, translating into MTKWTAAELPDLTGRTAVVTGATGGIGLITARELAGAGARVVLAVRDTGKGAKVARAMAGDTQVRRLDVSSLDSVRAFAGAWTGDINILVNNAGIMQVPLAYTADGFESQAATNYFGPFALTNLLLPHITDRVVTVSSQLHRRGQVRTDDLNWRARRYSPTTAYCDSKLDVTLFAIELDRRLAASGSRVRSLLAHPGIAATNLTSHVGGFPGFMSRAMRFMTNDAEIGALSTLFAAVEDLPGGSYVGPSGVGGIKGHPAVGKPSRAALDPDTARALWTATAELTGTGAQPAPNRS; encoded by the coding sequence ATGACGAAGTGGACCGCCGCAGAACTCCCCGATCTGACCGGGCGCACGGCCGTGGTCACCGGTGCGACGGGAGGCATCGGCCTGATCACGGCCCGGGAACTGGCCGGGGCCGGTGCCCGGGTGGTGCTCGCGGTCCGCGACACCGGCAAGGGCGCGAAGGTCGCCCGCGCCATGGCCGGGGACACGCAGGTGCGGCGCCTGGACGTGTCCAGCCTGGATTCGGTGCGGGCATTCGCGGGCGCGTGGACCGGGGACATCAACATCCTGGTCAACAACGCCGGAATCATGCAGGTCCCCTTGGCCTACACCGCCGACGGCTTCGAGTCCCAGGCGGCGACCAACTACTTCGGCCCGTTCGCCCTCACCAACCTGCTGCTGCCGCACATCACCGACCGCGTCGTCACCGTCTCCTCACAACTGCACCGCCGCGGGCAGGTGCGCACCGACGACCTGAACTGGAGGGCGCGCAGGTACAGCCCGACCACCGCCTACTGCGACTCCAAGCTCGACGTGACCCTGTTCGCGATCGAGCTGGACCGCCGGCTGGCCGCTTCGGGAAGCCGGGTCCGCTCACTGCTGGCGCATCCCGGGATCGCGGCCACGAACCTGACCTCCCACGTCGGCGGATTCCCCGGGTTCATGAGCCGGGCCATGCGGTTCATGACCAACGACGCCGAGATCGGCGCACTGTCGACCCTGTTCGCCGCCGTCGAGGACCTCCCCGGCGGCTCCTACGTCGGCCCGAGCGGCGTCGGCGGCATCAAGGGCCACCCGGCGGTGGGCAAGCCCTCCCGCGCGGCTCTGGACCCGGACACCGCCCGCGCGCTGTGGACCGCCACCGCCGAGCTCACCGGCACCGGCGCCCAACCGGCGCCCAACCGGTCGTGA
- a CDS encoding DUF2079 domain-containing protein, which yields MNPAFTRPFPQAAKRSAGQDPSAWGARSGPLAEGAASFFGVLHMTLSVLHDRQLHSGGFDLGIFEQAIKAYSRGRAPIVPLKGPGANILGDHFSPILALLAPVYRIFPGTFTLLAAQSLLAALSLVPLTRWAHAACGPKAAWWTAIGLGCSWGLAEMVHFDFHEVAFAVPLLAFALTAAGQERWRAAALWSLPLLLVKEDLGATVAVLGCYIAWKGPRRTGIPLALLGCAASALEVLVLIPAANSNHTFSYASQISAGHSPWAAAAALLWPPVKWLTCLMVLAPTGFLALRSPLLLLAAPTLAWRFTADNPAYWGTHYHYSAVLMPIVFAAAVHTLAGHRRPSARTVRAAAALGLAFTAATVAVYPLHEVLLPKTWALTAHDTDARRLLDMVPDGVQIAASNHLAAQLVARTTVTEACQATAPEWVIYDTTDPTSASCPLSRLADTIGQHPLDGYEVLARSDGISLLRRIRPCPRPPAVSRAPCPDRQIMCTAPERPATALPCESATGSRRSATDGSTSRVAPASRPRAATVPARPTVRSPDLHVPRQDHRRP from the coding sequence ATGAACCCTGCGTTCACCAGGCCATTCCCGCAGGCGGCCAAGCGGTCGGCAGGTCAGGACCCCTCGGCCTGGGGGGCGCGGAGCGGCCCTCTGGCCGAGGGCGCCGCCAGCTTCTTCGGCGTCCTCCATATGACGCTTTCCGTGCTGCACGACCGCCAGTTGCATTCCGGCGGATTCGACCTCGGAATCTTCGAGCAAGCCATCAAGGCCTATTCCCGGGGAAGAGCTCCCATCGTTCCACTGAAAGGCCCGGGAGCCAATATCCTCGGCGACCACTTCAGCCCGATCCTGGCTCTCCTCGCACCGGTCTACCGCATCTTCCCCGGCACGTTCACGCTCCTGGCCGCGCAGTCGCTGCTGGCGGCGCTCTCACTGGTGCCGCTCACCCGCTGGGCCCACGCCGCATGCGGACCCAAGGCCGCCTGGTGGACCGCGATCGGCCTGGGCTGCTCATGGGGACTGGCCGAGATGGTGCACTTCGACTTCCACGAAGTGGCCTTCGCCGTACCGCTGCTGGCCTTCGCCCTGACCGCCGCCGGCCAGGAGCGCTGGCGCGCCGCCGCCCTCTGGTCCCTGCCCCTGCTCCTGGTCAAGGAGGACCTCGGCGCTACCGTCGCCGTACTGGGCTGCTACATCGCCTGGAAGGGGCCCCGCCGAACCGGAATCCCCCTGGCCCTGCTCGGCTGCGCCGCCAGCGCCCTGGAAGTCCTGGTCCTGATCCCCGCGGCCAACAGCAACCACACCTTCTCCTACGCCTCCCAGATCAGCGCCGGTCACAGCCCCTGGGCTGCCGCGGCAGCGCTCCTCTGGCCCCCCGTCAAGTGGCTGACCTGCCTCATGGTGCTGGCCCCCACCGGCTTCCTGGCCCTGCGCTCCCCCCTGCTCCTGCTCGCCGCCCCCACCCTGGCCTGGCGCTTCACCGCCGACAACCCCGCCTACTGGGGCACGCACTACCACTACAGCGCCGTGCTCATGCCCATCGTCTTCGCCGCAGCCGTCCACACCCTCGCCGGCCACCGCCGCCCCTCCGCGCGCACCGTGCGCGCGGCTGCCGCCCTCGGACTGGCCTTCACCGCCGCCACCGTCGCCGTGTACCCCCTCCATGAGGTCCTGCTGCCCAAGACCTGGGCCCTGACAGCCCATGACACCGATGCGCGCCGACTGCTGGACATGGTTCCCGACGGCGTACAGATCGCCGCCTCCAACCACTTGGCGGCTCAACTGGTTGCCCGGACCACCGTCACCGAGGCATGCCAGGCCACCGCACCCGAGTGGGTCATCTACGACACCACCGACCCCACCAGCGCAAGTTGCCCCCTGTCCCGTCTCGCCGACACGATCGGGCAGCATCCCCTCGACGGCTACGAGGTGCTGGCGCGCAGTGACGGTATCAGCCTCCTGCGGCGTATCCGACCTTGCCCGCGACCGCCTGCGGTATCCCGTGCACCCTGCCCCGATCGACAAATTATGTGCACCGCTCCGGAACGTCCCGCCACGGCGCTCCCGTGCGAGTCCGCCACCGGATCCCGTCGATCAGCTACCGACGGGAGTACATCGCGGGTCGCCCCGGCCTCACGCCCACGGGCAGCAACGGTGCCAGCACGGCCCACTGTTCGTTCGCCAGATCTCCACGTCCCACGACAAGATCATCGCAGACCTTGA
- a CDS encoding MFS transporter, translated as MPVSADRDRPHRRVAFLVVAAAVFVSNLDLFIVNVALPAMQQHFHGSSLATLSWVLNGYAIVFAALLVAAGRLADRIGHRRVFLAGLAVFTLASALCALAPAVGWLDAARVVQAAGAAALMPTSLALLLDATPPAERPGAIRAWASIGGIAAGLGPVLGGLLVEADWRWVFIANVPVGAAAIAVGARVLPRLRGKEDGPLPDLFGAGLLTAAIAALAVALVKGDDWGWDSARVLGGLLAAVLLTGWFLRRSARHPAPIVELPLLRVPSFAAANTAALLFTVAFAGMLLTSVLWCQQAWGYSALRTGLAIAPGPLLVPPVALGSAVLVRRLGAGRLAALGTLLFAAGIGWWVATIGVRPGYATELLPGMLLTGLGVGLTLPTLIGSAAAALPPTRFATGSAVTTMARQIGAVVGVALTVSLIGTPHGPQAALDAFRRGWTAVIVAALLASAASLVLAVAQRRAAAR; from the coding sequence GTGCCTGTGTCAGCCGACCGGGACCGGCCGCACCGTCGGGTCGCGTTCCTGGTGGTAGCCGCTGCGGTGTTCGTCTCGAACCTCGACCTGTTCATCGTCAACGTCGCCCTTCCGGCGATGCAGCAGCACTTCCACGGCAGCAGCCTGGCCACCCTCTCGTGGGTGCTGAACGGCTACGCCATCGTCTTCGCCGCGCTGCTGGTCGCGGCCGGACGGCTGGCGGACCGGATCGGACACCGCCGGGTGTTCCTCGCCGGTCTGGCCGTCTTCACCCTTGCCTCCGCGCTCTGCGCGCTCGCCCCGGCCGTCGGCTGGCTCGACGCCGCCCGGGTGGTCCAGGCGGCGGGCGCCGCCGCGCTGATGCCGACCTCCCTCGCGCTGCTGCTGGACGCCACTCCCCCGGCCGAGCGCCCCGGCGCCATCCGGGCCTGGGCCTCGATCGGCGGAATCGCCGCCGGGCTCGGACCGGTCCTCGGCGGCCTGCTGGTCGAGGCCGACTGGCGCTGGGTGTTCATCGCCAACGTCCCGGTCGGCGCAGCCGCCATCGCCGTCGGCGCCCGCGTACTGCCCAGGCTGCGCGGCAAGGAGGACGGACCGCTGCCGGACCTGTTCGGCGCGGGACTCCTCACCGCCGCCATCGCCGCTCTCGCCGTGGCCCTGGTCAAGGGCGACGACTGGGGCTGGGACTCGGCCCGGGTCCTCGGCGGGCTGCTCGCGGCCGTCCTGCTGACCGGCTGGTTCCTGCGCCGCTCGGCACGCCACCCCGCTCCCATCGTCGAGCTGCCGCTGCTCCGGGTGCCCAGCTTCGCCGCGGCCAACACCGCCGCGCTGCTGTTCACCGTCGCCTTCGCCGGGATGCTGCTGACCTCGGTCCTGTGGTGCCAGCAGGCCTGGGGGTACTCGGCGCTGCGCACCGGCCTGGCCATCGCCCCGGGCCCACTGCTGGTGCCGCCGGTCGCGCTGGGCAGCGCCGTGCTGGTGCGCAGGCTCGGCGCCGGGCGGCTGGCCGCGCTCGGCACCCTGCTGTTCGCTGCCGGCATCGGCTGGTGGGTCGCCACCATCGGGGTCCGGCCCGGCTACGCCACCGAGCTGCTGCCCGGGATGCTGCTCACCGGCCTGGGTGTGGGGCTGACCCTGCCCACCCTGATCGGGTCCGCCGCAGCGGCGCTGCCGCCCACGCGCTTCGCCACCGGCTCGGCGGTCACCACGATGGCCCGGCAGATCGGCGCGGTGGTGGGCGTGGCGCTGACGGTCAGTCTGATCGGCACCCCGCACGGACCGCAGGCCGCGCTGGACGCCTTCCGACGCGGCTGGACGGCGGTGATCGTGGCGGCGCTGCTGGCCTCTGCGGCCTCCCTGGTACTCGCCGTCGCCCAGCGCCGGGCGGCGGCGAGGTAG
- a CDS encoding RBBP9/YdeN family alpha/beta hydrolase codes for MQNAIIFHGTGGNPEVCWYPWLGRQLAGRGYDVAIPHYPGLNVEPVDSFLPKVLADHDFNERTVLVGHSGGAALLLAVLEHIDVTVAQAVLVAGYCTRPNTEDEPVLQGDYDWAAIKSHARELYFVNSTHDPYGCDDRQGRAMFDRLGGTQIIRDEGHFGDYDQPYPEFPLLDRLID; via the coding sequence GTGCAGAACGCCATCATCTTCCACGGAACAGGTGGGAACCCCGAGGTCTGCTGGTACCCGTGGCTGGGCCGACAGCTGGCCGGGCGGGGTTACGACGTCGCGATCCCGCACTACCCCGGCCTCAATGTGGAGCCCGTCGACTCGTTCCTGCCGAAGGTCCTGGCCGACCACGACTTCAACGAGCGCACCGTACTGGTCGGGCACTCCGGGGGTGCCGCGCTGCTCCTCGCCGTCCTTGAACACATCGACGTGACGGTGGCCCAGGCCGTCCTCGTCGCCGGGTACTGCACCAGGCCGAACACCGAGGACGAGCCGGTCCTGCAGGGCGACTACGACTGGGCGGCGATCAAGTCCCACGCCCGCGAGCTGTACTTCGTCAACTCGACCCATGACCCCTACGGCTGCGACGACAGGCAGGGGCGCGCCATGTTCGATCGGCTGGGCGGCACGCAGATCATCCGCGACGAGGGGCATTTCGGGGACTACGACCAGCCCTACCCGGAGTTCCCGCTGCTCGACAGACTCATCGACTAG
- a CDS encoding helix-turn-helix transcriptional regulator — MDRAGLADFLRKRRELLQPEDVGLPRGSRRRTAGLRREEVAALADMSTDYYSRLERQRGPQPSEQMLAGIARGLHLTRDERDHLFLLAGHSTPLRTMRGDHVSPGMMRILDRLDDTPAQVVSGLGETLVQTRLSVALVGDETHFTGRARSIVYRWYTDPTARLLYPPQDHELLGRTFTSQLREAVTREGADSRAADLADTLLERSADFAACWNAHEVGLRLTEQRKRLLHPELGLMELYCQVLLDPAQSQSLLVYTAPPGTESHQKLQLLGVIGAQRFRTGPPQTAD; from the coding sequence ATGGACCGGGCCGGACTGGCGGACTTCCTGCGCAAGCGCCGCGAGCTGCTGCAACCCGAGGACGTCGGCCTGCCCCGGGGCTCGCGTCGTCGCACCGCCGGGCTGCGCCGCGAGGAGGTGGCCGCGCTCGCGGACATGTCCACCGACTACTACAGCCGACTGGAACGGCAGCGCGGTCCCCAGCCGTCCGAGCAGATGCTGGCCGGGATCGCCCGCGGCCTGCATCTGACCCGCGACGAGCGGGACCACCTGTTCCTGCTGGCAGGCCACAGCACCCCGCTCCGGACCATGCGGGGCGACCACGTCAGCCCCGGCATGATGCGGATCCTGGACCGGCTGGACGACACCCCGGCCCAGGTCGTGTCCGGGCTCGGGGAAACCCTGGTGCAGACCCGTCTCTCCGTCGCGCTGGTCGGCGACGAGACGCACTTCACGGGCCGGGCACGCAGCATCGTCTACCGGTGGTACACCGACCCGACCGCACGGCTGCTCTACCCGCCGCAGGACCACGAGCTGCTCGGCCGAACCTTCACCTCGCAGCTGCGGGAGGCAGTCACCCGCGAGGGCGCGGACTCACGGGCGGCCGACCTCGCCGACACGCTCCTGGAACGCAGCGCCGACTTCGCGGCCTGCTGGAACGCGCACGAGGTCGGCCTGCGACTGACCGAGCAGCGCAAGCGGCTGCTCCACCCGGAGCTGGGCCTGATGGAGCTGTACTGCCAGGTCCTACTGGACCCGGCCCAGTCCCAGTCCCTGCTGGTCTACACGGCCCCACCCGGTACCGAGAGCCATCAGAAGCTGCAACTGCTCGGCGTGATAGGAGCGCAGCGCTTCCGGACCGGTCCTCCGCAGACCGCTGACTGA